The genomic DNA CTTCCCCGATTTTTGTGGTGACCGATGGAACACCGATCATAAACACGGCGATGAAGGCGATCCACGCAAAAAGAAGATTGAAGACAGGGCCGGCGGCAACGATGGCTATCCGCTGCAGCGGCGGCTTTGCGGCAAAAGATCGGGCCTTCTCCTCCTCGGAAAGCTCGACGTCCCCCCCCTCGCCCACCATCTTCACGTATCCGCCCAGCGGAAAGGCTGAAATCAGGTATTCCGTCTCTCCCCGCTTGAATCCGACGACTTTCGTACCGAAACCGAGGGAAAACTTCTCCACCCCCACCCCAAACAGCTTGGCGAAGAGGAAATGGCCGAGTTCGTGGACGAAAATAAGGACACCGAGGACTATTATTGCCGAAATGATGCTGACCATGTGGCTCTCTCAGTTTAACTCAGGTTAAGTTGAGGATAAGGCGAGCGCCTGAACCTCTTCCGTACACAAATCGAAGGGAAACATTCATCCTACTTCAATCCCAGCATCTCCCGCGTTTTCTCCCGCGCCCACCGGTCCACCATCAGGACCTCCTCTATCGAGCCGAGAGAATGGGGCTGATGGACATCCATCGTTTTCTCTATTGCGCGGGAGATGTCAGTGAATCCTATTCTCCCCTTCAGGAAGGCCTCTACGGCAACCTCGTTCGCAGCATTCATGACTGCAGGCATGCTTTCGCCGTCAGACATGGCGCGGTAAGCAAGTTGCAGCGCCGGGAATCGGAAATGGTCCGGCTTCAGGAAGGTCAATCCGGAAAGATCGGTCAGGTCCAACGGCTTAACTCCCGTAACCACACGCTCCGGATATGTAAGGGCGTAAGCGATGGGAGCCTTCATGTCGGGAACACCCAACTGGGCGATAACGCAGCCGTCGGTATATTCTACCATGGAATGGATGATGCTCTGGGGATGGATATTGACCGCTATGCGCTCTCCCGGCACATCGAACAACCAGCGTGCCTCTATGACTTCCAGTCCCTTGTTCATCATCGTCGCCGAGTCGATGGTGATCTTCTGCCCCATGCTCCAGTTAGGGTGGTTCAGGGCGTCTGCCACGGACACTTGCGCGAGCTTGTCGAGGGGGTAGTGAAGGAACGGTCCCCCGGACGCGGTGAGTATGATTCTTGTGACATCGGATGCTCGATGCCCCTGCAGCGACTGGAAGACCGCGCTGTGCTCGCTGTCCACCGGAAAAAGGTTCACCCCCTTTTCCCGGACCCTCGACATGATCAGGTGCCCCGCCGTCACAAGGGTCTCCTTGTTGGCTAAAGCCACATCCTTACCAGCCTCGATGGCTGCGGCCGTCGGCACGAGCCCCGCTGCGCCGACTATCGCGGCGACCACCAGGTCGGCATCGGCTGCGGTTGCCGCCGCAATGAGACCTGGCACCCCCCAGGCTATTTCCGGGCGCGCGCCGGCAGGCAGCATACCCTCCAGTTGCCGGGCACGCTCTTCAGTAAGCACCGAGACGAGGCGAGGGGAGAACGTCTTTATCTGCCGGACGAATAGCTCAAGATTGTTCCCAGCCGTCAGGGCAGCGACCCGGAATCTCTCAGGATGGGATGCAACTATATCCAGAGTGCTGACTCCGATGGAGCCGGTAGAGCCGAGAATGCTGAGAGATTTCATAGGTTCCTCTATAACCGAAACAGAAACGCGGCGCAGAAGTACGCGGCAGGAGCGGCAAAGAGCATGCTGTCGAGCCGGTCGAGAATGCCTCCGTGCCCCGGGACGATCGTCCCGGAGTCTTTGACGCCGAAGCTCCTCTTGAGCATTGATTCGAAAAGGTCGCCCAACTGGCCGAGCACGCCAAGAAGTATCGCCGCCACAACGGCAGCGGCGACTGAAAGTTCCGGGAAAAAAGTGGCCTTGCAGATGAGAGCGCCTGTCAGGCTGCCGGCCACCCCCCCGAGAGCGCCCTCTATGCTCTTGTTGGGACTCACTGCCGGGTAGAGCTTGTGCCGGCCAAAGCTGCTCCCCACGTAATACGCAAAAGTGTCACCTGCCATAACTATGACAAGAAGGAGAAATATCCAGGATGTGCCGAGCGGAAGAAGCCGCAGGAGGATGAAATGGCAAAGAAGCAGCGGGACATAGAGAAAGCCGGTGGCAAGGAAACTAATCTCCCCCGCAACTGCTTTCATCTCCCGGAACCGGAAGAGAAAGAGAAGCCCGGACATGAGCACCAGTACTGTCAAGCCGCTGATGAACAGCCTGTAGGGGTCGCTCGTCAGCAGTGCAAGTGGAAGGAGCCCTCCAGTCACGGCGGCAGCCATACCTTCACCCCAACGGGCAGGAATGGCCATGGCGTAGAACTCCCGCAGCCCGAGGAAGGAAAAGAGCGAGATCAGGCAGGCAAAGGGGAAAGGCCCGGCTTTGAGGATGAAGAGAATGAGAAGCGGCAGCGCCACCGCCGCTGTAAGAAGTCTCTTTATGTTAGCCCCCTCCGAAAAGGTCCGAATAGACCCTCATAACATTATGAAACCGTCAACTCCCAGCCTGGAGCTGATCGCTGGTCCTCCCGAAGCGCCGCTCCCGCGCCTGGTAGTCCGCCAGTGCCTGGTGCAGTTCGCGAACGCCGAACTCAGGCCAGTTGATATCGACGAAATAGAGCTCGGTATACGCCAGCTGCCATAGGAGAAAATTGCTGATGCGCATCTCCCCGCTGGTCCTGATGAGAAGATCCGGGTCGGGCATCTCCGCGGTAAACAAATATCCGGAGAAGAGACGTTCATCTATTTCGTCTTCCGAAATCCGCCCTGCTGCAACATCGCCAGCCAGACGCCTGGCCGCAGCGGCGATCTCCTGCCGCGAGCCGTACGATAGGGCAAGCGTCAGAACCATCCCCGTATTCCCCGAGGTAATGCGGATTGCTTCGTCCACCGCCTTATTTATGTGGGGGGGGAGGTCACTCCGATTCCCGATGACGTTGAACCGGATGTTGTTATTCATCATTCGCGGAACTTCGAGCTCGATGTATTTCTTCAACAGGCTCATCAGTGCCGTCACTTCGGCCTTGGGCCGCAGCCAGTTTTCTGCCGAAAACGCAAAAAGGGTGAGGTAGGAGACCCCT from Geobacter sp. DSM 9736 includes the following:
- a CDS encoding 1-deoxy-D-xylulose-5-phosphate reductoisomerase, producing the protein MKSLSILGSTGSIGVSTLDIVASHPERFRVAALTAGNNLELFVRQIKTFSPRLVSVLTEERARQLEGMLPAGARPEIAWGVPGLIAAATAADADLVVAAIVGAAGLVPTAAAIEAGKDVALANKETLVTAGHLIMSRVREKGVNLFPVDSEHSAVFQSLQGHRASDVTRIILTASGGPFLHYPLDKLAQVSVADALNHPNWSMGQKITIDSATMMNKGLEVIEARWLFDVPGERIAVNIHPQSIIHSMVEYTDGCVIAQLGVPDMKAPIAYALTYPERVVTGVKPLDLTDLSGLTFLKPDHFRFPALQLAYRAMSDGESMPAVMNAANEVAVEAFLKGRIGFTDISRAIEKTMDVHQPHSLGSIEEVLMVDRWAREKTREMLGLK
- a CDS encoding phosphatidate cytidylyltransferase — its product is MKRLLTAAVALPLLILFILKAGPFPFACLISLFSFLGLREFYAMAIPARWGEGMAAAVTGGLLPLALLTSDPYRLFISGLTVLVLMSGLLFLFRFREMKAVAGEISFLATGFLYVPLLLCHFILLRLLPLGTSWIFLLLVIVMAGDTFAYYVGSSFGRHKLYPAVSPNKSIEGALGGVAGSLTGALICKATFFPELSVAAAVVAAILLGVLGQLGDLFESMLKRSFGVKDSGTIVPGHGGILDRLDSMLFAAPAAYFCAAFLFRL
- a CDS encoding isoprenyl transferase, translated to MKLLNSEKLPRHLAIIMDGNGRWARSRMLRRIVGHRQGVETVRTIVEECSTIGVSYLTLFAFSAENWLRPKAEVTALMSLLKKYIELEVPRMMNNNIRFNVIGNRSDLPPHINKAVDEAIRITSGNTGMVLTLALSYGSRQEIAAAARRLAGDVAAGRISEDEIDERLFSGYLFTAEMPDPDLLIRTSGEMRISNFLLWQLAYTELYFVDINWPEFGVRELHQALADYQARERRFGRTSDQLQAGS